The Agromyces atrinae genome window below encodes:
- a CDS encoding transglycosylase domain-containing protein, with the protein MSGAVGGLLGVVGLSAAAGVLVTVAVTPALAVTGIAANSSISMFENLPDYLAIDDLAQKSTIWATNPVDGSQLALASFYDQDREEVPWDAVSQTVKDAAIAAEDPRFYEHGGVDLAGTIRGALVTLSGNDVQGGSSITQQYVKNVLINNGVSQATTEEEQEAAYEAATETTPERKLKEIRYAIALEKQYSKDEILLGYLNIAGFGGRVYGIQAAAQYYYGVNASELNLTQATSLLAIVNNPDNLRLDQPDSERNGVNSVNSKGEVVPYLRNKDRRDYILDRMLEYGKITQAQRDEAVATPVEPSIHPSSTGCQTAGASGYFCDYVTWVIKNQMDDPETEINEGVRLLQQGGLDIYTTIDLNLQDAADRTMRENVPFVDGRFDVGAVAVSVEVGTGRVLAMTQNKNYSQDSEVLNADRGFSAINYSTDFDYGGSMGFQPGSTFKVFTLAEWLNEGHSLLESFNGSRKSISNFPGACSGGTYVVGGGFNPRNDDGRIANNAVDATKWSVNSSYMQMASQVQLCGIKNTAEAFGVKRADGNELGKPVSNPEGEFAPSDVLGTQEVAPLSMATAFAGIANNGTTCTPIPIDRIVGPDGEEIAAPKSTCSQAVAPEVAHAMDYAMEQVFSGGGTATASNTGSGVPHIGKTGTTDGAKDTWMIGSSTRVATAVWVGNVTGEANLRDLSFDSGAAATARHRMWPAIMSVADQKYGGDAFPDAPSSAFRQVLVDLPNLAGLTLDQARQALEEAGFQFADGGQRDSDLPVGQVMASEPSGQAGRGSVVTVFTSNGKLKVLPNVVGQSLQQATATLTAAGFSVTGNGNGNVTAMSPAAGTPVAPGTVVTLTVGGGGNGNGNGNQGNDG; encoded by the coding sequence ATGAGCGGCGCCGTCGGCGGCCTGCTCGGTGTGGTCGGCCTTAGCGCCGCCGCCGGTGTGCTGGTGACCGTCGCGGTCACGCCCGCGCTCGCTGTGACCGGCATCGCAGCCAACAGCAGCATCTCGATGTTTGAGAACCTCCCTGACTACCTCGCCATCGACGACCTCGCTCAGAAGTCGACCATCTGGGCCACCAACCCGGTCGACGGCTCGCAGCTCGCGCTCGCCTCGTTCTACGACCAGGACCGCGAAGAGGTGCCGTGGGATGCCGTCAGCCAGACGGTGAAGGACGCCGCGATCGCGGCGGAGGACCCGCGCTTCTACGAGCACGGCGGCGTCGACCTCGCGGGAACGATCCGTGGTGCACTCGTCACGCTCTCGGGCAACGACGTGCAGGGTGGATCGTCGATCACCCAGCAGTACGTGAAGAACGTGCTCATCAACAACGGCGTCTCGCAGGCGACGACCGAGGAAGAGCAGGAGGCCGCGTACGAGGCGGCCACCGAGACGACACCCGAGCGCAAGCTCAAGGAGATCCGCTACGCGATCGCTCTCGAGAAGCAGTACTCGAAGGACGAGATCCTCCTCGGCTACCTGAACATCGCCGGCTTCGGTGGCCGTGTCTACGGCATCCAAGCCGCCGCGCAGTACTACTACGGCGTCAACGCGAGCGAACTGAACCTCACGCAGGCGACGAGTCTCCTCGCGATCGTCAACAATCCCGACAACCTGCGTCTCGACCAGCCCGACAGCGAGCGCAACGGCGTCAACTCGGTGAACTCGAAGGGTGAAGTCGTCCCCTACCTCCGCAACAAGGATCGTCGCGACTACATCCTCGATCGCATGCTGGAGTACGGCAAGATCACGCAAGCCCAGCGCGACGAGGCCGTCGCGACCCCCGTCGAGCCGAGCATCCACCCCTCGAGCACCGGATGCCAGACGGCCGGCGCATCGGGCTACTTCTGCGACTACGTGACGTGGGTCATCAAGAACCAGATGGATGACCCCGAGACCGAGATCAACGAGGGTGTGCGTCTGCTGCAGCAGGGCGGACTCGACATCTACACGACGATCGACCTGAACCTGCAGGATGCCGCCGACCGCACGATGCGCGAGAACGTTCCGTTCGTCGACGGTCGCTTCGACGTCGGCGCGGTCGCCGTCTCGGTCGAGGTCGGCACGGGCCGCGTGCTCGCGATGACGCAGAACAAGAACTACTCGCAGGACTCCGAGGTGCTGAACGCCGACCGAGGCTTCTCGGCCATCAACTACAGCACCGACTTCGACTACGGCGGATCGATGGGCTTCCAGCCCGGATCGACGTTCAAGGTCTTCACGCTCGCCGAGTGGCTCAACGAGGGTCACTCGCTGCTCGAGTCGTTCAACGGTTCGCGCAAGTCGATCAGCAACTTCCCCGGCGCGTGCAGCGGCGGCACCTATGTCGTCGGCGGCGGCTTCAACCCGCGCAACGACGACGGCCGCATCGCGAACAACGCCGTCGACGCCACCAAGTGGTCGGTCAACTCGAGCTACATGCAGATGGCCAGCCAGGTGCAGCTCTGCGGCATCAAGAACACGGCTGAGGCGTTCGGCGTGAAGCGCGCCGACGGCAACGAGCTCGGCAAGCCCGTCTCGAACCCCGAGGGCGAGTTCGCTCCCTCCGACGTGCTCGGCACGCAGGAAGTCGCGCCGCTCAGCATGGCGACGGCCTTCGCCGGTATCGCCAACAACGGCACGACCTGCACGCCCATCCCGATCGACCGCATCGTCGGCCCCGACGGTGAAGAGATCGCTGCACCGAAGTCGACGTGCTCGCAGGCGGTGGCCCCCGAGGTCGCGCACGCGATGGACTACGCCATGGAGCAGGTCTTCTCCGGCGGCGGAACCGCGACGGCGTCGAACACCGGCTCCGGCGTTCCCCACATCGGTAAGACGGGTACCACTGACGGCGCGAAGGACACCTGGATGATCGGTTCGTCCACGCGCGTCGCGACCGCCGTCTGGGTCGGCAACGTGACCGGTGAGGCGAACCTCCGTGACCTGAGCTTCGACAGCGGTGCGGCCGCGACGGCCCGTCACCGCATGTGGCCCGCGATCATGTCGGTCGCCGACCAGAAGTACGGCGGAGACGCCTTCCCCGACGCTCCCTCGAGCGCGTTCCGCCAGGTGCTCGTCGATCTGCCGAACCTCGCGGGTCTGACCCTCGACCAGGCGCGTCAGGCTCTCGAAGAGGCCGGCTTCCAGTTCGCCGACGGCGGTCAGCGCGACTCCGACCTCCCCGTCGGTCAGGTCATGGCGAGCGAGCCCTCCGGCCAGGCCGGTCGTGGCTCGGTGGTCACGGTCTTCACGAGTAACGGCAAGCTCAAGGTGCTGCCGAACGTCGTGGGCCAGAGCCTGCAACAGGCGACGGCGACGCTGACGGCGGCCGGGTTCTCGGTGACAGGCAACGGCAACGGCAACGTGACCGCGATGAGCCCCGCCGCAGGAACCCCCGTGGCTCCCGGCACCGTCGTGACGCTCACGGTCGGTGGCGGCGGCAATGGGAACGGCAACGGCAACCAGGGCAACGACGGATGA
- a CDS encoding DUF4177 domain-containing protein gives MPTWEYITTPLLIHNTAAILNNWGKQGWELVQIVQNEQGGLVAYLKRPVGDASGADAAARGTAAAAQAAKQFKGE, from the coding sequence ATGCCCACGTGGGAGTACATCACCACCCCCCTCCTGATCCACAACACCGCAGCGATCCTCAACAACTGGGGCAAGCAGGGCTGGGAGCTCGTTCAGATCGTGCAGAACGAGCAGGGCGGTCTCGTCGCCTACCTCAAGCGCCCCGTGGGTGACGCCTCCGGAGCCGACGCCGCCGCTCGCGGCACCGCAGCAGCAGCCCAGGCTGCCAAGCAGTTCAAAGGAGAATGA
- a CDS encoding RidA family protein: protein MSRIHDRLAELGIELPAVAAPVAAYVPAVISGSLVYTSGQLPFVDGALPATGKVGAAVTADDAKSYARLSILNALAAVESVIGSLDRVTQIVKVTGFVASDPAFTGQPGVINGASELLGEIFGDAGVHSRSAVGVAVLPLDAPVEIEIVVAFA, encoded by the coding sequence ATGTCTCGCATCCACGACCGACTCGCTGAGCTCGGCATCGAACTGCCCGCCGTCGCCGCGCCCGTCGCCGCGTACGTGCCCGCCGTCATCTCGGGCTCGCTCGTCTACACGTCGGGCCAGCTGCCCTTCGTCGACGGCGCTCTGCCCGCGACCGGAAAGGTCGGAGCGGCCGTCACCGCCGACGACGCCAAGTCGTACGCGCGCCTCAGCATCCTGAACGCCCTCGCCGCCGTCGAGTCGGTGATCGGCTCGCTCGACCGCGTCACCCAGATCGTCAAGGTCACGGGCTTCGTCGCCTCCGACCCCGCGTTCACCGGTCAGCCGGGCGTCATCAACGGAGCCTCCGAGCTCCTCGGCGAGATCTTCGGCGACGCGGGCGTGCACTCGCGCTCCGCCGTCGGCGTCGCCGTGCTGCCCCTCGACGCCCCCGTCGAGATCGAGATCGTCGTCGCCTTCGCGTAG
- a CDS encoding endonuclease domain-containing protein, with protein sequence MRGVWAIDDGALHVSVPGNQPRLRRSAAGDDASPTRRVRAHWDDGQRRREAIVGVPRMLRQIARCQPEEMAVAAFDSSIRLGLLSSDELAELAASSTAQFRRIVEAVDGRADSGIESLPRVRLARLGIEMVPQVKIDGHRVDGLVGERLVLQFDGFGPHSSRHQRNKDLAEDARLTSRGYTVLRFSYDQVIRDWEWVESEVLRAVEHGRHRWPM encoded by the coding sequence GTGCGCGGCGTCTGGGCGATCGATGACGGTGCGCTTCATGTCAGCGTCCCCGGCAATCAGCCTCGACTTCGGCGGTCGGCGGCGGGGGATGACGCCTCGCCGACCCGTCGTGTTCGTGCGCATTGGGATGACGGTCAGCGACGGCGCGAGGCGATCGTCGGGGTGCCGCGCATGCTTCGCCAGATCGCTCGATGCCAGCCCGAGGAGATGGCCGTTGCGGCGTTCGACTCATCCATCCGGCTCGGGCTGCTCTCGTCTGACGAACTTGCAGAGCTCGCGGCCTCGTCCACGGCACAGTTCCGTCGAATCGTGGAAGCAGTCGACGGTCGTGCAGACAGTGGCATCGAGAGCCTGCCTCGCGTGCGACTCGCGCGGCTCGGAATCGAGATGGTGCCGCAAGTGAAGATCGACGGACACCGCGTCGATGGCCTCGTCGGGGAACGCCTCGTGCTCCAGTTCGACGGGTTCGGTCCGCACTCCTCCCGACATCAGCGCAATAAGGACCTCGCCGAAGATGCACGGCTCACGTCGCGCGGGTACACCGTGTTGCGTTTCTCCTACGACCAGGTGATCCGCGACTGGGAATGGGTGGAATCGGAGGTGCTGCGAGCGGTGGAGCACGGGCGGCACCGCTGGCCAATGTAG
- the acs gene encoding acetate--CoA ligase yields the protein MNAQIDHNLEEIRRFRPAPEFAAQAVASPELYDAAASDRLGFWADQARELLTWSKPFTRTLDWTNPPFATWFDDGELNVAYNCLDRHVEEGNGDRVALHFEGEPGDSRAITYAELTAEVKRAANALIALGVEPGDRVAIYLPLIPEAVVAMLACARIGAVHSVVFGGFSSQSLSSRIDDAEAHVVITADGGYRKGRVFPLKPTVDEAVAAAETEVRAVIVVERTGAEVEWTDRDVRWSEAMADASSEHTALPFNAEHPLFILYTSGTTGKPKGILHTSGGYLTQTAFTHKNVFDLHPERDVYWCTADVGWITGHSYVVYGPLANGATQVIYEGTPDTPHAGRWWEIIEKYGVTIFYTAPTAIRSFMKLGRQIPHGFNLRSLRLLGSVGEPINPEAWIWYRHVIGGGSIPVVDTWWQTETGAIMISALPGVTDLKPGSAQVAVPGISIDILSDEGEPVEGVGGGLLVVTEPWPSMLRGIWGDPDRFRETYWEKFGDKYFAGDGARRDEDGDIWLLGRVDDVMNVSGHRLSTAEIESSLVAHPFTAEAAVVGASDETTGQAVVAFVILKERQTAGLDIATASEELRAHVAKQIGAIARPRQVFIVGELPKTRSGKIMRRLLRDLAEGRQVGDTTTLADTSVMTAITEQVR from the coding sequence ATGAATGCGCAGATCGATCACAATCTCGAAGAGATCCGCCGGTTTCGACCGGCACCCGAGTTCGCAGCCCAAGCCGTGGCCTCGCCCGAACTGTACGACGCCGCAGCATCCGACAGGCTGGGATTCTGGGCCGATCAGGCACGAGAACTGCTCACCTGGTCGAAGCCCTTCACGCGCACCCTCGACTGGACGAACCCGCCGTTCGCGACCTGGTTCGACGACGGCGAACTGAACGTCGCCTACAACTGCCTCGACCGCCACGTCGAAGAAGGAAACGGCGACCGCGTCGCGCTGCACTTCGAGGGCGAGCCGGGCGACAGCCGGGCGATCACGTACGCCGAGCTCACGGCCGAGGTCAAGCGCGCCGCGAACGCACTCATCGCACTCGGCGTCGAGCCCGGCGACCGCGTCGCAATCTACCTGCCCCTCATCCCCGAGGCCGTCGTCGCGATGCTCGCGTGCGCGAGGATCGGCGCGGTGCACTCCGTCGTGTTCGGCGGCTTCAGCTCGCAGAGCCTGTCGTCGCGCATCGACGACGCCGAGGCCCACGTCGTCATCACGGCCGACGGCGGCTACCGCAAGGGGCGCGTGTTCCCCCTCAAGCCGACCGTCGACGAAGCGGTCGCCGCGGCCGAGACCGAGGTGCGCGCCGTCATCGTCGTCGAACGCACGGGCGCCGAGGTGGAATGGACCGACCGCGACGTGCGCTGGTCCGAGGCGATGGCGGATGCCTCGAGCGAGCACACCGCTCTGCCCTTCAACGCCGAGCACCCGCTGTTCATCCTTTATACGAGTGGCACGACGGGCAAGCCCAAGGGCATCCTGCACACGTCGGGCGGCTACCTCACGCAGACGGCGTTCACGCACAAGAACGTCTTCGACCTGCACCCCGAGCGCGACGTCTACTGGTGCACCGCCGACGTCGGTTGGATCACCGGGCACTCGTACGTCGTCTACGGCCCCCTCGCGAACGGCGCGACGCAGGTCATCTACGAGGGAACGCCCGACACCCCGCACGCCGGGCGCTGGTGGGAGATCATCGAGAAGTACGGCGTCACGATCTTCTACACGGCCCCGACCGCCATCCGTTCGTTCATGAAGCTCGGCCGTCAGATTCCGCACGGGTTCAACCTGCGCTCGCTCCGCCTCCTCGGCTCGGTCGGCGAACCGATCAACCCCGAGGCATGGATCTGGTACCGCCACGTCATCGGCGGCGGCTCGATCCCCGTCGTCGACACGTGGTGGCAGACCGAGACGGGCGCGATCATGATCTCGGCGCTGCCCGGGGTCACCGACCTCAAGCCCGGATCGGCGCAGGTCGCCGTGCCCGGCATCTCCATCGACATCCTCTCGGACGAGGGCGAGCCGGTCGAAGGCGTGGGCGGAGGCCTGCTCGTCGTCACCGAGCCGTGGCCGTCGATGCTGCGCGGTATCTGGGGCGACCCTGACCGGTTCCGCGAGACGTACTGGGAGAAGTTCGGCGACAAGTACTTCGCCGGCGACGGCGCACGCCGCGACGAGGACGGCGACATCTGGCTGCTCGGCCGGGTGGATGACGTCATGAACGTCTCGGGCCACCGACTGTCGACCGCCGAGATCGAATCGTCGCTCGTCGCCCACCCGTTCACCGCGGAGGCCGCCGTCGTCGGCGCCTCGGACGAGACGACGGGCCAGGCCGTGGTGGCGTTCGTGATCCTCAAGGAACGCCAGACCGCGGGGCTCGACATCGCGACCGCGAGCGAGGAGCTGCGCGCGCACGTCGCGAAGCAGATCGGCGCGATCGCCCGCCCGCGACAGGTGTTCATCGTCGGCGAGCTTCCGAAGACCCGCTCGGGCAAGATCATGCGGCGCCTCTTGCGCGACCTCGCCGAAGGCCGTCAGGTCGGCGACACGACGACGCTCGCCGACACGTCGGTCATGACCGCGATCACGGAGCAGGTGCGCTAG
- a CDS encoding TadA family conjugal transfer-associated ATPase: MPSAFIASPSWETARPAQTASSRRSAGASTAGEIDSTITPAAGPPEPTERDDALDALGELADHAEGATDLFVNGAAGLWADYGQGAERVEGWTLGDEAVRALAVRLIAHGGRHIDEATPAVDVRLGGGVRVHAVLPPLSTRGTLISVRIPRSGHGTLADLHGAGMFDDRAHDVLIHAVERRENILISGAAGAGKTTLLAALLGCASPTDRIVVIEDLAELQITHPHVVSLEARQPNLEGAGGVRLDSLVREALRMRPDRLVVGECRGAELRELLSALNTGHDGGAGTVHANSLDDVSTRLEALGALAGLGAAALARQTVSAFDLVVHVERHASGRRIGGLGRFALVGDRLSVVPL; encoded by the coding sequence ATGCCCTCCGCTTTCATCGCTTCCCCCTCATGGGAGACGGCCCGCCCGGCACAGACGGCCTCCTCCCGGCGATCGGCGGGGGCATCGACGGCCGGGGAGATCGACTCGACGATCACCCCGGCCGCCGGCCCACCCGAGCCGACCGAACGGGATGACGCCCTCGATGCACTCGGTGAGCTGGCGGATCACGCCGAGGGCGCGACCGATCTCTTCGTGAACGGTGCGGCGGGCCTCTGGGCCGACTACGGCCAGGGCGCGGAGCGGGTCGAGGGCTGGACGCTCGGCGATGAGGCCGTGCGGGCGCTCGCGGTGCGGCTCATCGCGCACGGAGGCCGTCACATCGACGAGGCGACGCCCGCCGTCGACGTACGGCTCGGTGGAGGGGTGCGCGTGCACGCCGTGCTGCCCCCGCTGTCGACGCGGGGCACGCTCATCTCGGTGCGCATCCCGCGGTCGGGTCACGGCACTCTCGCCGACCTGCACGGCGCGGGGATGTTCGACGACCGAGCGCACGATGTGCTGATCCACGCCGTGGAACGCCGCGAGAACATCCTCATCTCGGGCGCAGCGGGTGCAGGTAAGACCACGCTTCTCGCCGCACTCCTCGGCTGTGCGTCACCGACCGACAGGATCGTCGTGATCGAAGACCTCGCCGAGCTCCAGATCACGCACCCGCACGTGGTGTCGCTCGAGGCCCGCCAACCGAACCTCGAGGGCGCGGGCGGAGTGCGGCTCGACAGCCTCGTGCGCGAGGCGCTCCGCATGCGGCCGGATCGACTCGTCGTCGGCGAGTGCCGCGGCGCCGAGCTTCGCGAACTGCTGTCGGCGCTCAACACCGGTCACGACGGGGGAGCGGGCACCGTGCACGCCAACTCGCTCGACGACGTGTCGACGCGACTCGAAGCGCTCGGCGCGCTCGCCGGCCTCGGTGCCGCGGCGCTCGCACGTCAGACGGTCAGCGCGTTCGATCTCGTCGTGCACGTCGAGCGGCATGCGTCCGGCCGTCGCATCGGCGGACTCGGCCGGTTCGCCCTCGTCGGCGATCGCCTCTCGGTGGTGCCGCTGTGA
- a CDS encoding type II secretion system F family protein has translation MTVVDEIAGVASRLAVLLTAGVAPTAALGYLARLDGDTDAAEVPTEGADTVLRRGPLARWTARRHASTEGDVDAVIRAVARSARAGVPIGSAISAAAAGLPSREKGAWDALAAAWTVATESGAPLAGCLRAIATSLRDIAEVQRELEVALAGPRSTARLVAALPVIAVVFGAIMGFDTVQVLFFSPLGLACLALGVALLVAAWRWNGALVRAAGRADPAPGLDIELVAIAMTGGASVSRARSIVAGSGRPVDESQTAEILDLSTRAGVPAVELLRAEAEQRRREARSAGRERAATAAVQLMLPLSVCVLPSFMLLGVAPLLIAVVTSTFDGLA, from the coding sequence GTGACCGTCGTCGACGAGATCGCCGGCGTCGCCTCACGTCTCGCCGTGCTCCTGACCGCCGGAGTGGCGCCCACCGCGGCGCTCGGCTACCTCGCGCGTCTCGACGGCGATACGGATGCCGCTGAGGTTCCGACTGAGGGCGCCGACACGGTGCTGCGGCGAGGCCCGCTCGCTCGCTGGACGGCGCGGCGCCACGCGTCGACCGAGGGTGACGTCGACGCCGTCATCCGCGCCGTCGCTCGGTCGGCTCGGGCGGGCGTACCGATCGGGAGCGCGATCAGCGCGGCGGCGGCCGGCCTCCCGTCGCGCGAGAAGGGCGCGTGGGACGCCCTCGCCGCGGCATGGACGGTGGCGACCGAATCCGGCGCGCCACTCGCCGGCTGTCTGCGGGCGATCGCGACGTCGCTCCGCGACATCGCCGAGGTGCAGCGCGAACTCGAGGTCGCGCTCGCCGGCCCGCGCTCGACCGCGCGACTCGTGGCAGCGTTGCCCGTCATCGCGGTGGTCTTCGGCGCAATCATGGGATTCGACACGGTTCAGGTGCTCTTCTTCTCTCCTCTGGGGCTCGCGTGTCTGGCACTCGGCGTCGCGCTGCTCGTCGCCGCCTGGCGATGGAACGGCGCGCTCGTGCGGGCGGCCGGGCGCGCCGACCCGGCTCCCGGACTCGACATCGAACTCGTGGCCATCGCGATGACCGGTGGTGCATCGGTCTCGCGGGCACGCAGCATCGTCGCGGGTTCGGGGCGGCCCGTCGACGAGTCGCAGACCGCCGAGATCCTCGACCTCAGCACGCGCGCCGGAGTGCCGGCCGTCGAACTTCTGCGCGCCGAGGCCGAGCAACGCCGTCGCGAGGCGCGCAGCGCCGGACGCGAGCGGGCGGCGACCGCAGCGGTCCAGCTCATGCTGCCCCTCAGCGTGTGCGTTCTGCCGTCGTTCATGCTGCTCGGAGTCGCCCCGCTCCTGATCGCCGTCGTCACGTCGACGTTCGACGGTCTCGCCTGA
- a CDS encoding DUF4244 domain-containing protein: protein MKEPQNTVSRAPVSRLRANVARAVDALADERGAATAEYAVATMAAVGFAGLLVLILRGDEVRGILTDLVRNALSVG from the coding sequence ATGAAGGAACCGCAGAACACCGTCTCGCGCGCGCCCGTCTCGCGGCTCAGGGCGAATGTCGCACGAGCCGTCGATGCACTCGCCGACGAGCGCGGAGCGGCGACCGCCGAGTACGCGGTCGCGACGATGGCCGCCGTGGGGTTCGCCGGGCTCCTCGTGCTCATCCTGCGCGGCGACGAGGTCCGCGGCATCCTCACCGATCTCGTGCGCAATGCGCTCTCGGTGGGTTGA
- a CDS encoding TadE family type IV pilus minor pilin has product MRSRWVDLARRLRSDRGSATAELVVALPAVALVLALCLGAVMVGAQQVRLTDAAGDAARALGRGDDAGYATSIARTTAGEVSLSAWDDGDFVCARVESGSGVALLPIALSAASCALSHGR; this is encoded by the coding sequence ATGCGCTCTCGGTGGGTTGACCTCGCTCGTCGACTGCGCAGCGACCGGGGGAGTGCGACGGCCGAACTCGTCGTCGCGCTCCCCGCGGTGGCCCTCGTGCTCGCGCTCTGCCTCGGCGCGGTTATGGTCGGCGCGCAGCAGGTGCGATTGACCGACGCTGCAGGCGACGCCGCGCGAGCGCTCGGCCGCGGGGATGACGCGGGCTACGCGACCTCCATCGCTCGCACGACGGCGGGAGAGGTGTCGCTCTCGGCCTGGGATGACGGCGACTTCGTCTGCGCACGCGTCGAATCGGGGTCGGGAGTCGCTCTTCTGCCGATCGCGCTGTCGGCGGCGTCGTGCGCGCTGAGCCATGGACGGTGA
- a CDS encoding Rv3654c family TadE-like protein, which translates to MIVPAQVTRDDRRLASECGAASVVIVGLLAAVLLAVGAAVSVLSLLPATVTAANAADAAALAGADVLAGVVNGEACEIAERAAVLGGATLESCTIDGPVVEATTSLVVLGLPVTARSRAGPPGWE; encoded by the coding sequence GTGATCGTGCCGGCTCAGGTGACGCGGGACGACCGACGTCTGGCATCCGAGTGTGGGGCAGCGAGCGTCGTGATCGTCGGACTGCTGGCTGCCGTGCTCCTCGCCGTCGGCGCAGCCGTATCGGTGCTCTCCCTGCTCCCCGCGACGGTGACGGCGGCCAACGCCGCCGACGCGGCGGCCCTCGCCGGAGCCGACGTGCTCGCCGGAGTCGTCAACGGTGAGGCGTGCGAGATCGCGGAACGAGCCGCGGTACTCGGCGGAGCGACGCTCGAGAGCTGCACGATCGACGGCCCGGTGGTCGAGGCGACGACATCCCTCGTCGTGCTCGGCCTGCCCGTCACCGCCCGCTCGCGCGCCGGTCCGCCCGGGTGGGAGTGA